A stretch of Longimicrobium sp. DNA encodes these proteins:
- a CDS encoding type III pantothenate kinase, protein MDLVFDVGHSETAVGWFEGAELRGQWRLRTDPARTSDETGLLLRQILALVPLPHTDIRSVTVGSVVPAVTRVLEVACRRYIDTPVNQVSALVPLPIRLEVDDPPAVAPSRIANAVAAHRLYRRRDLIVADLGAASTYDCVSREGVLVGGAVAPGIRAAASTLAEWAARLGDAGLLPPERVIGRGVEESLRSGVFFGAVDAVDGMVRRLREAWGRPDALVVATGGLAELVGPHCRGIAVVEPHLTLHGLKLVHDYHAPARPRARRPRG, encoded by the coding sequence ATGGACCTGGTCTTCGACGTCGGCCACAGCGAGACGGCGGTCGGCTGGTTCGAGGGCGCCGAGCTGCGCGGGCAGTGGCGCCTGCGCACCGACCCCGCCCGCACGTCCGACGAGACGGGGCTGCTCCTGCGCCAGATCCTGGCGCTGGTCCCCCTCCCGCACACCGACATCCGCTCGGTCACCGTGGGCTCGGTGGTCCCCGCCGTCACCCGCGTGCTGGAGGTGGCGTGCCGGCGCTACATCGACACCCCGGTCAACCAGGTGAGCGCGCTGGTGCCGCTGCCGATCCGGCTGGAGGTGGACGACCCGCCGGCCGTGGCGCCCAGCCGCATCGCCAACGCGGTGGCGGCGCACCGCCTCTACCGCCGCCGCGACCTGATCGTGGCCGACCTGGGCGCGGCCAGCACCTACGACTGCGTGAGCCGCGAGGGCGTCCTGGTGGGCGGGGCGGTCGCGCCGGGGATCCGCGCCGCCGCCTCCACCCTGGCCGAGTGGGCGGCGCGCCTGGGAGACGCGGGGCTCCTGCCGCCGGAGCGGGTGATCGGGCGCGGGGTGGAGGAGAGCCTGCGCAGCGGCGTGTTCTTCGGCGCGGTGGACGCGGTGGACGGGATGGTGCGCCGCCTGCGCGAGGCGTGGGGCCGCCCCGACGCGCTGGTGGTGGCCACGGGCGGCCTGGCGGAGCTGGTCGGCCCGCACTGCCGCGGCATCGCCGTGGTGGAGCCGCACCTGACCCTGCACGGCCTCAAGCTGGTGCACGACTACCACGCCCCCGCCCGCCCGCGCGCACGCCGGCCGCGGGGGTGA
- a CDS encoding carboxypeptidase-like regulatory domain-containing protein produces MKRPVSFALLAVALAAAPLAAQDRVVVTGRVVDAASGTPLAAAALDVAGSSAGVLADRDGRFELHLRPGSYGIMVSRMGYETLLVTLEAAGRSADLGTIALKADPVMLEALEVTVDRIERQRLSVAASSRVFGVEELSNTAAFNAADFVRMRSGLSYTSSFRGGPAGTCVVVDDAPLPGGLRTLEIYQPRDFARINVYRRGAFVQAYTPAYLERLAKQKFHPMPASVQMIAYCRMNTI; encoded by the coding sequence GAAGCGCCCAGTCTCCTTCGCCCTCCTCGCCGTGGCCCTGGCCGCCGCCCCGCTCGCCGCGCAGGACCGCGTGGTGGTGACGGGCCGGGTGGTCGACGCCGCCTCGGGGACTCCGCTGGCCGCGGCCGCCCTCGACGTGGCCGGCTCCAGCGCGGGGGTGCTCGCCGACCGGGACGGCCGGTTCGAGCTCCACCTCCGCCCCGGCTCGTACGGGATCATGGTCTCGCGGATGGGCTACGAGACCCTGCTCGTGACCCTGGAGGCCGCCGGCCGGTCCGCCGACCTGGGGACGATCGCGCTCAAGGCCGACCCGGTGATGCTGGAGGCGCTCGAGGTCACGGTGGACCGCATCGAGCGCCAGCGGCTCTCGGTGGCCGCCTCCTCGCGCGTGTTCGGCGTCGAGGAGCTCTCCAACACCGCCGCCTTCAACGCGGCCGACTTCGTGAGGATGCGCTCGGGCCTCTCCTACACCTCTTCGTTCCGCGGCGGCCCCGCCGGCACGTGCGTGGTGGTGGACGACGCGCCGCTGCCGGGGGGCCTGCGCACGCTGGAGATCTACCAGCCGCGCGACTTCGCCCGCATCAACGTGTACCGGCGCGGCGCCTTCGTGCAGGCGTACACGCCGGCGTACCTGGAGCGGCTGGCCAAGCAGAAGTTCCACCCGATGCCGGCCAGCGTCCAGATGATCGCCTACTGCCGGATGAACACGATCTGA